The genomic stretch AAATAAGGAATGTAAACGCTTAACTTATTTTTCATAAAAATTACATAAAATCGGAATGGTGGTGCATAGGATTAACGAGTAGGGTTAGTGATTTTGTTATGAAAGAAGTTACATGAATCATTGAAAATTTATTTTGTAAGCCATACTTTTATTTTCTTTTTTAATTTAGGAAAGTTAAAAATATAAAATTTAAAGGGAATGGGGAAGGGAAATGAGTAAAAAAATTCTAATGAAAAGTTGGATTCTACTTTTCGTGGCAATGATTCTTTTTTCAGGGTGTAGTCAACAGTCTGCTTCTACAAAAGGGGATGGAAAGGTTACGATTAAATTTTCTGTTGCAGAGTATGATTCGAAGATTAAGCCTGAAATGCAGGATATGATTAAGCGTTTTGAAAAAGAAAATCCGAATATTAAAGTTAAGTTATTAGTTAGCAACTGGAATGACTATCATGATCGTTTAGTTACTTGGGTTACTGGAAATCAAGCTCCTGATATTGCGAATTTATCTGGTTTATGGATTGGTGAATTTAAAGATATGGATGCGATTAAGCCAATAGACTCATATGTGAATAAAGACCTTTTAAATACTTTTGTTCAAACTCCATTAAATTCTTTCAAAGGAAGTAACGGAAAATTAACTGGTTTACCATTCTTTCTTGATCCTAGGGTTTTATATTATCGCAAAGATTTATTTGAGAAAAATCACTTACAAGCTCCAAAAACTTGGGATGATCTCTACAATGATGCGAAAATATTAACTTCTTCTGATGTTTATGGTTTTGGTGTAGGTGGAAAATATCCAAACGTAATGACAGGCTTTGAGTATTTCTACTTTAATTCAGATCCAAGCGTATCTTCTGAACATTTTGGACCTCACAATAAATTATTATTTAATTCAAAACAAGGCGTAGACTCTTTAGCATTTTTAAATAAGTTAGTAAAAGATGGATTAACAAATCCGAATCCAAATGCAATTGAATGGGAAAATGGTGTTCAACCAATCTTCCAATCTGGGAAACTCGCAATGATGATAACTGGACCTTGGTTCGCTTCGATGCTAGACCAAGATAAAAAGGTTGAGTACGGCATGGTGCCAGTTCCGACAGCAAAACCAGGAATGGTTTCAAAATCGGTTATGCAGCCTGATGTCATTTCAGTTATGAGCAATGACTCTTCTAAAAAAGCAGCAATTGGTAAGTTCCTACAATTTATGTATAAGCCTGATAATCGTTTAAACTTCGCTTTAAACCATGGAAATATTCCAGAGTTAACGTCAGTGTTAAATGATCCTAAATATAATAGCACAGAAAATAATAAGTTCTTTGCATCTCTTTTACCAAATGCAATCAATAAATATGCTGATACTGGTAAGTTCGGTGATCAAATGGACCACATCGTAACGGATGAAATTCAAAAGGTTTATTTACAACAAATTAGTCCAAAATCAGCATTAAAAGAATCTGCTAAACAAGTAAAAGATTTATATGCGAATTAATTAAACCAATTGTTTTTACTAAGAGAGGGGAGATTCATGTGCCTACCCAGACAGAGTTCATACAAAAGATAGGCGTTTCAACATACAAAAAACGTAGGAAGATATCTATTTTTCAGATGGCACTTCCTTACTTACTCGTATTCCCTACATTGCTACTAGTATTTTTAACGATTATTTATCCGATGCTTCAAACACTATTAATTTCTGTTTCGAAGGTAAATCGAATTGGAAGAATCCAGTCGGTTGGATTTTTTGGGAATTTCAAAGCGATTGTAACGTATGATGGCATTTGGGCAATTCTTGGTCAAACAATATTATGGGTAATTGTGACAGTTGGTGTTGCTTTTGTCCTTGCCTATCTTCTTGCTTTAATTTTAAACAAAAAATTTCGATTTAGGAAAATTGCTTATATTCTTGTCGTTTTACCGTGGGCTGCGCCTTTAAGTATTGCAACGATGAGCTGGATGTGGATTTTCCACGGTGAATTAGGACCTTTAAATCAGATTTTAAAATATTTTCATTTGATTCAGCAGTACCATCAATGGCTTGGGACGCCAACGTCGGCTTTCATTGTCGTTTCAATTGTAGGAATTTGGTCGAATATATCTTTTATCGTCATCACTTTACTTGCAGGCTTACAATCGATTGATCCGGAATTATATGAATCTGCTAATTTAGACGGGGCTGGACCAATTACACAGTTTAGACATATTACTTGGCCATTAATGAAATCG from Arthrobacter citreus encodes the following:
- a CDS encoding sugar ABC transporter substrate-binding protein: MSKKILMKSWILLFVAMILFSGCSQQSASTKGDGKVTIKFSVAEYDSKIKPEMQDMIKRFEKENPNIKVKLLVSNWNDYHDRLVTWVTGNQAPDIANLSGLWIGEFKDMDAIKPIDSYVNKDLLNTFVQTPLNSFKGSNGKLTGLPFFLDPRVLYYRKDLFEKNHLQAPKTWDDLYNDAKILTSSDVYGFGVGGKYPNVMTGFEYFYFNSDPSVSSEHFGPHNKLLFNSKQGVDSLAFLNKLVKDGLTNPNPNAIEWENGVQPIFQSGKLAMMITGPWFASMLDQDKKVEYGMVPVPTAKPGMVSKSVMQPDVISVMSNDSSKKAAIGKFLQFMYKPDNRLNFALNHGNIPELTSVLNDPKYNSTENNKFFASLLPNAINKYADTGKFGDQMDHIVTDEIQKVYLQQISPKSALKESAKQVKDLYAN
- a CDS encoding sugar ABC transporter permease — translated: MPTQTEFIQKIGVSTYKKRRKISIFQMALPYLLVFPTLLLVFLTIIYPMLQTLLISVSKVNRIGRIQSVGFFGNFKAIVTYDGIWAILGQTILWVIVTVGVAFVLAYLLALILNKKFRFRKIAYILVVLPWAAPLSIATMSWMWIFHGELGPLNQILKYFHLIQQYHQWLGTPTSAFIVVSIVGIWSNISFIVITLLAGLQSIDPELYESANLDGAGPITQFRHITWPLMKSVNSLVIVLSIFWAFNAFPIIWILTKGGPAGSTETLVTMIYKLSFVKIDFGQASALSFLTFLIMLVFTVIYFILSKGEKKRVQN